The genomic interval CTTCAGAGCATCTTCCCAGAACTGGCGTTTCAGGTACCAGCCGTCAAACTCGTAGCCTTGCAGTGTTTCGTCTGAGCGTACCCGCTCCGGCGCGCGCTGCTGGAAGAGCTTGCGCAGGTCTGGCACCACAGACCATCCGACAAAGGCCTCGGCAGGATGGTGGCTGAGGGTCAGAATCGCAGCAGCCCCACCCAGACTCACGCCCAATACCGCCACGCGAGTGCAGTCTTGCTGCTTCATATACTGCATGGCGTCCACGAGGTTTACGATGTTATGCGTGAGCGTCGTATCGGCAAAGTCACCTTCGCTGTCGCCGGAGCCATAGAAGTCGAAGCGCAGTACAGCCATGCCCGCCTCGGCGAAAGCACGTGCCGCTTCCACAAACAGGCGCCTGCTCTCCACTTTGTTGCCAGTGAACCCGTGGCACATGATCACACCCCGCCCTGCGTGCATCGCTGGCATGTGGAGTATGCCGACCAACTGATGCCCCTCGCTCTGAAATGCGACAGGATACTCGCGCATCTGCGTCACCTCACGCCCGATCCGGCAGCAGGATTCTGTCGGCCACCAGCTCTACCACATGTTTGACCTGCACATCCAGCTTGTGGCGTCGCACGCCATAGGCAAGCTGCATCAAACAGGACGGGCAAGCGGTGGCGAGCACCTGGGCACCGGTTTTTCGGACATTCGCCATCTTCCTGTCCAGAATCTGCTCGGACGTTTCCGGATGGGTGATGTTATACGATCCAGCACCTCCGCAGCACCAATCGGCCTCCGGTAGCTCTACGAACTCAACTCCCGGCAGTGAGCTCAGCACCTGGCGCGGTGCGTTTCGTTCTCGCAGATAGTGACTCAGATGACACGGGTCGTGGAACGTCACGCGGATGCTTCCCGTCTTCTGAAAAGAGAGCTCCGTCGTTGCGAGAAACTGAGTCGCATCCTTGACGCGGGCAGCCACAGCCTCAGCTCGCGCCTGTGCCTGGGCGTCCGCGGCGAATAGGTGGGGGTATTCCTTCAGAAACGAGGTGCAGCTTGCGCATTCGGTGAGCACGACGTCTGCTTCGATTTCCGCGATTGCCTCCAAGTTCCGGCGGGCAAGCGACCGCGCGCTTTCCAAGTCACCATACGCATAGGCCGGCAGGCCACAGCAGACGTTGTCCAGCACGGTAACCGCGCAGCCCGTGCTTCGCAGGAGCTTCAGGGTGGCAAGCCCCACCTGTGGCATGGCGAAGTTGATGGCGCAGCCCACGAAGTAAGCGACACGGAGGCCGTCTCTTCCCTGCGCCAGGTCTGCTTGTGCCTCCGGCATGTCACGCAGGAAGTGACGGGGAATGCGCGGCACCAGGGCTTCGGCCGTTGCCACGCTCCTTCCATACCAGCCGAGGATGCGCAACACGCGCACCAGACCGGAGAGTCCCGTGTTCTTGCCAAGCCTGGCCAGCGCGATCAGTCTCCCCAAGACAGCGGGGTTCGGCAACAGGCGCTGGAAAATGACTTGTTGGAGCGCCGGCCGGCCGAACTGGGCATAGTAGGCGGCACGGGCAGCGGCAATGATTTGATCGGTACGTACCTCGGGGTGGCAATTCGTTACGCACGCGTCGCACATCAAGCAGCGGAAGATGGCCGACTTGACCTGGCGATCCATCCGATGCCGGTTTTCGTACAGAGCCCGCACCAGGTTGTTGCGACCGCGCGCGACATCGCGCTCGAGGTAAGTGAGGCTATAGGTGGGACACGTCGGTTGACAGTACCCGCAGCGATTGCACCGCGAGGCCTCGTCATACACTTCGCGCAAGAGGTCAATGGACATCTACAAGCCTCCCACAAATCGGCCGCCCGCAAACACGCCTCGCGGGTCAAACTCCTGCTTCAGTCGTCGCATCAAGTCCAGCGTCTCCGGACGCGCACCCCAGACGTCGAGCTCGTCTTTGGTTTGCTTGCTGGCACGCGAAAGAACAACTGAGCCTCCCTGCTCGGCGATCCCGGTGCGCAGCGCCACCAGTTCACGAGCAACCTCAAGCTCGGTGCTCTGGTCAACGTCTATGTTTGCCGTAACTACGCCAAGCCCGTAGTGGCAAACCACCTCTGCCCTGCGGTCGCGAGCGCGCGCCGCCTGTGCGATGTGCGCCAGGACTCTCTCCACCTCACTCATCGGCACGTTCACGCGAATCTGCAGTCGAGCCTCAGCGCCGTGCAGGAGCTCGCCAACACCTTTCCACAGACGTCGCGCAGCCCCTGCGTCCAGCACGCGGGCCTCGGCTGCGGCGGAGCGGAGCTCGGCCTCTGCAGAACGCGTCA from Calditrichota bacterium carries:
- a CDS encoding alpha/beta fold hydrolase encodes the protein MREYPVAFQSEGHQLVGILHMPAMHAGRGVIMCHGFTGNKVESRRLFVEAARAFAEAGMAVLRFDFYGSGDSEGDFADTTLTHNIVNLVDAMQYMKQQDCTRVAVLGVSLGGAAAILTLSHHPAEAFVGWSVVPDLRKLFQQRAPERVRSDETLQGYEFDGWYLKRQFWEDALKYDVGRAFRKLSMPKLLVQGDKDDPLFVEGFRSMQVKATPPADFYMIPGAGHMFETVRYRRKLITTTVRWLRRNLR
- a CDS encoding (Fe-S)-binding protein; translation: MSIDLLREVYDEASRCNRCGYCQPTCPTYSLTYLERDVARGRNNLVRALYENRHRMDRQVKSAIFRCLMCDACVTNCHPEVRTDQIIAAARAAYYAQFGRPALQQVIFQRLLPNPAVLGRLIALARLGKNTGLSGLVRVLRILGWYGRSVATAEALVPRIPRHFLRDMPEAQADLAQGRDGLRVAYFVGCAINFAMPQVGLATLKLLRSTGCAVTVLDNVCCGLPAYAYGDLESARSLARRNLEAIAEIEADVVLTECASCTSFLKEYPHLFAADAQAQARAEAVAARVKDATQFLATTELSFQKTGSIRVTFHDPCHLSHYLRERNAPRQVLSSLPGVEFVELPEADWCCGGAGSYNITHPETSEQILDRKMANVRKTGAQVLATACPSCLMQLAYGVRRHKLDVQVKHVVELVADRILLPDRA